The Chloroflexota bacterium genome window below encodes:
- a CDS encoding DUF4388 domain-containing protein — MELTGTFNSFPLRELLELMQQSSMCGELEIVGKHGRGLILTRDGLVRHAEYNDKVGPEAVWLLFEEPNAEFAVRDLRELTQETMLSDAMSLCDEAEDRARSWSELRIFIPSDNAIPYIRNGATPSQPLDSMAVAVARTINGESSIRQIAERLIIEPIDVSRAIVRLIKAGVVAIMGVDPAKSLATKVLEPTTAPMPLASLTPTLTPAKQPELTTAPLPTQPAATPASDISRPNQGGLLGRLAQGPARR; from the coding sequence ATGGAACTAACAGGCACATTCAACAGCTTTCCTTTACGTGAATTACTCGAACTGATGCAGCAAAGCTCAATGTGTGGCGAGCTTGAAATTGTCGGCAAACATGGACGTGGCTTGATCCTGACCCGCGATGGGTTGGTGCGCCACGCTGAATATAACGATAAAGTTGGGCCAGAGGCAGTTTGGCTGCTATTTGAAGAACCCAACGCTGAATTCGCGGTGCGCGATTTACGCGAGCTAACCCAAGAAACGATGCTCTCGGATGCAATGAGTTTGTGTGACGAGGCTGAGGATCGCGCTCGTTCATGGAGCGAATTGCGCATTTTCATCCCTAGCGATAATGCGATTCCCTATATTCGCAATGGGGCAACGCCCAGCCAACCGCTCGATTCGATGGCGGTGGCAGTGGCACGGACAATCAATGGTGAAAGTAGCATTCGCCAAATTGCAGAACGTTTGATCATCGAGCCAATCGATGTTTCACGGGCAATCGTCCGCTTGATCAAAGCTGGCGTAGTGGCAATTATGGGGGTTGATCCTGCTAAAAGCTTAGCAACCAAGGTTTTGGAGCCAACGACTGCACCGATGCCATTGGCTAGCTTAACGCCAACCCTAACCCCAGCCAAACAACCTGAGTTAACGACGGCTCCACTGCCCACCCAACCAGCAGCAACGCCAGCGAGCGATATTAGTCGCCCAAATCAAGGTGGTTTGCTTGGGCGTTTGGCTCAAGGCCCAGCTCGCCGCTAA
- a CDS encoding isopeptide-forming domain-containing fimbrial protein, giving the protein MLKQSRLSAVVAALLVGVLFVLQGSGAFAAPKPVQQAQTSAERPMAAPLLGSNDVLLSDMGGLGNADGSIAVNPVVAYNATDSQYLLVWEGLETATGSLNLHGQLIDAATGAEIGTNDFLIADDADVQDAYGRPQVVWNSVNNEYLVVFEGDSQVAAGLTNELEVYAQRVAANGSLIGAPLRVSQMGADGVNTLDAFEPAVTYNATNNQYAVVWYGDDMVGGRVEAEFEVYVQLLGFGGGNLIEVGGDVKVSDVGTTGSATIRPEDPNIVWNSANNEYLVVWRSDDSGTDGDFDVYGQRLNAALTEIGADDFLIANNANQDSFDINVGYNPTNNLYLVLWSGDNVTNSVYNVYGQIVSGAGAVTGGLLTLSSTNTGVSTDPVITYNSRDNQFIIAWMAPSAAGNTEREIFTQKINAATGARLAPNDVQVSDMGPNGNDSFFANGFIGIAYAGQTLNHTLVVWGGADNRDGQTIGESEIFGQLITPILNVRKTITSNTTNLDAFDTLTYQIEVEHATVVEGADTVSLSLADGFNLNLTDDLPPQLNNATIVSAIVSDGANSTNVAANLSVGSGDLATSTPFGLRYRSNGNNSEKLTLVLNTKVANTTVAGAIFGNVANATWSNTSSLGSVTGLTDSSANVNATMARAFTVSKSSLETNALIDQNITYHLDVGVIEGTTNSLQFVDTLPANTSYVLGSINVSNSNGMTISGLTANVSGQTLTINASSVVNPGNVDNGATADSDVFRLSYQVKVLDVPANVSGVVLTNSVNASASPSQVDNGNTHNLTIVEPFLDVSKTIVGSSSAVDAGDTVRYQIRVSHTAASTAFAYDIGLIDNLPTVLGSLAVESATISDGATNTDVTSSFAINGSGQLANTGLINLDINTNGTVDQSLTIIVSGITKNSVAPGATIANTANITWRNATAFQRSNYNDSGSAPNISVPTPFNVTKSVIAGSTPTIGSIVTYQLSINVLEGTTSNIQMVDTLPAGMSYVSGSTLLNANGMTIAPVSIIPIGQQLTFATNSVMNPGNSDAPNIMDTDSFTISYQVRVNDVPGNVAGTVLTNDVDATADGVAADNNNSVSVTVREPLLSIDKSITTSTAGVDAADTVRYRIEVFPLAASNANAFGLNVSDDMPAALQGTVIESATISDGATNTDVASNFNINASGDLVTVTPVDLTLNTNGPSDQVLVIVMRGTVRNTVNPGGTIANAAIVTWRNSENLQRGSYTATDLAPNITIPASFSVSKTVAAPGANVAVGATVTYRLSTTVIEGTTNNLQWVDTLPAGMSYVPGSATVENANGMTIPSLNVSLSGQVLTIGASSVVNPGNVDNAAAADTDSFTITYQATVNDVAGNVTGTVLTNDVDATANPGLSDNNNSASVTVVEPILAIDKALTTSAVGVDAGDTVRYRIEVSPQATSDSNAFDLNISDDMPAGIINMVIESATISDGATNTDVASSFSINGSGDLVTLTPPDLLLNTNGTNDQRLTIVVAGQVRNQINPGGTIANAATVDWSNSAGVQRSTYTATDLAPSITIPNNFSVTKTVAAPGPEVGAGATVTYRLSTSLIEGTTDNIQWVDTLPAGMTYVPASAVVENANGMTVNGFAVNLSGQVLTISASSVTNPGNVDNAAAADTDSFTITYQATVAGNATSGTPLTNDVDASADPGLSDTNNQVTVTVVEPELTISKTINSVTTGIDAGDEVRYFIKVQPTASSGANATSVMITDTLPSQLSATSILSATVSDGATTTDVAGNFTIVTGQLRTTGNLGLDLNTNGANDQVLTLMVRGLVADSTTPLSTISNTADLTWRNPGGIFNANYNDSATAPTINVASSWVVGKFIVPPTTQVSIGQVVTYTVSTTVIEGTTLNPVWVDTIPTGMSYVPGSAQISNANGVTINNFSVSLSGQTLTISATSIVNPGNTNNAGNVDIDTFLMTYQTVVGNVAGGTVLTNDLDSSASPSLIDNNNQVSVTVVEPTLSVVKTITTATGGVDAGDTVRYQIRVAHVPSSNNNATSVLLTDTLPLQLQNLTLVSAIVSDGATSTNVSGNFSLSGGVLRVTGNLNLLIDTNGSNDQVLTVVVQGTIRDLITPNSTIDNSATTTWSNASGVSRPVYTATGSAPTITAPSVWSVTKAISPAVSTVSPGQVVEYTLTTTVLEGTTTNPRWVDTLPVGMSYVADSAQVLDANGMTINGFSANVSGQTLTIAASSVVNPGNVNNAAATDSDSFVIRYRAMVDNDVSLGTTLTNDVDATADPSLSDNNNSVSVTVREPDLTLSVAETSDAQLEAGDPITFVVTVNNPAGANAQDANTVAITSSFTSNLSNLNIVSAQQTGGATGGSFAIVGNNLQTNTPASMPIGSQIVLTISAEVNNTAAPASLAGMQSGVTWRNAADVSLPRYSKTDSINDSIASFFAVTKAIVPAASTVSAGQTVTYTLEVEVIEGSTSNIVLTDTLPVGMSYEVGSGAILSNGGITLNNFTVTSVGQTVIFRVDPATNPGSYPSDGLDTDSFSLIYRATIGQNVASGTALTNDVDATASPNLSDNDNSVTVTVVEPDLNINLSKLTADGGVDAADRIRQQLVISHTTNSLASAYDVDLNVDLPASFGTPTLISAIVSDGATSTNVSGNLGFDANGDLINTGNINLLINTNGSNDQRLTVIVEYTLPNSINQGATASSEGSITWKNVSGSQLPSFTDDSNVLDYSVATSFALEKAVANTSIASTVGSQVTFGEVVTYVLTATVLEGTTNNLSFVDSLPVGLTYVAGSASVANANGMTVNGLTANLSGQTLTIAASSVVNPGNVNDADTIDSDSFTITYQATVNGSSSVVRGAKLLNSVNGSADPSLTDTVNTATVDVAEPTLTIVKAVDDSTPDFGQVLDYTLTIEHTAQSNSIAYDLLVADSLPTGLSAVAGSLSVISGPAPTSFVINGSTIEATFASFATGSTTVLGYQARVASPPALAIGASLVNEVDLTWTSASGTVNLERSYNASDDVTVTLTSVDLAISKQVTPSVATPGTPVTFTIHLTNTGNLQTSNIVLTDIVSPLLTNVNVSSQGLTITDTGANPSYVWTVNDLPAGASGSIQISGIISPSLASDTTLINNVSVSDDIDQLLANNSASAIVALVVPRISFSLNNYEVVEATGSATVTVQLNAPNPNSAVQVTFATSNGTATLSDYTPVTQTLTIPQGQTSVQVIVPIIDDSTYELNETILLSLTNPAGTAFGTPITSTITIINDDRALVFIPMATKPASVDVVVDSIQVLNGTVRVTIRNTGSEPLSGGYWVDAYINPFQAPTAVNQPWNSIGLFGMAWAIPTNAPVLAPNATLTLISGGQYYRSDLSFVPPGQLSAGSRIYAQADSFGLTNYGAILETHEINGGTYNNIRGPYIVPANTTLVFDEQRPSTPEDLTGVPERPLPR; this is encoded by the coding sequence GTGTTGAAACAATCTCGACTTTCTGCTGTGGTAGCGGCACTCCTCGTTGGAGTGCTGTTTGTGCTGCAAGGAAGTGGAGCCTTTGCCGCTCCAAAGCCTGTGCAGCAAGCCCAAACGTCGGCTGAACGCCCCATGGCTGCGCCCCTCCTCGGCTCCAACGATGTGTTGTTGAGCGATATGGGCGGGCTGGGCAATGCTGATGGTAGCATTGCTGTGAATCCTGTGGTTGCCTATAACGCCACCGATAGCCAATATCTTTTGGTGTGGGAAGGCTTAGAAACCGCCACTGGCTCGTTAAACTTGCATGGTCAATTGATCGATGCAGCGACTGGTGCTGAAATTGGCACGAATGACTTTTTAATTGCCGATGACGCTGATGTTCAAGATGCCTATGGCAGACCACAAGTGGTCTGGAATAGCGTCAACAATGAATATTTAGTCGTTTTTGAAGGCGATAGCCAGGTTGCGGCTGGGCTTACCAACGAGCTTGAAGTATATGCGCAGCGGGTTGCCGCCAACGGCAGCTTGATTGGTGCGCCATTGCGGGTTAGCCAAATGGGTGCGGATGGCGTAAATACACTTGATGCCTTCGAACCAGCTGTTACTTATAACGCCACCAATAATCAATATGCAGTGGTTTGGTATGGCGATGATATGGTTGGCGGACGAGTCGAGGCTGAGTTTGAAGTCTATGTGCAATTGCTCGGCTTTGGCGGCGGTAACCTGATCGAGGTTGGCGGCGACGTTAAGGTCTCTGATGTTGGCACGACTGGCAGTGCAACCATTCGCCCAGAAGACCCGAACATTGTGTGGAATAGCGCCAATAATGAATATTTAGTCGTTTGGCGCTCCGATGATAGCGGCACTGACGGCGATTTTGATGTTTATGGCCAACGCTTGAATGCCGCCCTCACCGAAATTGGTGCAGACGATTTCTTGATCGCCAATAATGCCAATCAAGATTCGTTTGATATTAATGTTGGCTATAACCCAACCAATAATCTCTATCTGGTGCTTTGGTCGGGCGATAACGTCACCAACTCGGTCTATAACGTTTATGGCCAGATCGTCAGCGGGGCAGGAGCGGTAACTGGTGGCCTGTTGACCCTCTCATCAACCAACACAGGCGTTTCAACTGACCCAGTTATTACCTATAACTCGCGGGATAACCAGTTTATTATTGCCTGGATGGCTCCCAGCGCTGCTGGTAATACTGAACGCGAAATCTTCACCCAAAAAATTAATGCTGCAACGGGTGCTCGCCTCGCCCCCAATGATGTGCAAGTCAGCGATATGGGACCAAATGGCAATGATAGTTTCTTTGCCAATGGCTTTATTGGGATTGCCTACGCTGGACAAACTCTCAACCATACCTTGGTTGTTTGGGGTGGAGCTGATAATCGTGATGGTCAAACAATTGGCGAATCAGAAATTTTTGGTCAATTGATTACGCCAATTCTGAATGTACGCAAAACCATCACCAGCAATACTACCAACCTTGATGCCTTTGACACCCTGACCTATCAAATCGAAGTTGAACATGCCACGGTGGTTGAAGGCGCTGATACGGTTTCGTTGAGTTTGGCCGATGGCTTTAATCTCAACCTGACCGATGATTTACCTCCCCAACTGAATAATGCCACTATTGTCAGTGCGATTGTTAGTGATGGGGCAAACAGCACCAATGTCGCTGCCAATCTCTCGGTTGGTAGCGGCGATCTCGCAACCTCAACTCCATTTGGCTTGCGCTATCGCTCCAATGGCAACAACAGCGAAAAATTAACCTTAGTGCTGAACACCAAAGTTGCCAATACAACGGTTGCCGGCGCAATTTTTGGCAATGTTGCCAACGCGACGTGGAGCAATACCAGTTCACTTGGCAGTGTTACGGGCTTGACTGATAGTAGCGCGAATGTGAACGCCACAATGGCCCGCGCCTTTACGGTCAGCAAATCGAGCCTTGAAACTAATGCCTTGATCGATCAAAATATTACCTACCATCTTGATGTTGGCGTGATTGAAGGGACGACCAATAGCTTACAATTTGTCGATACCCTACCTGCGAATACCAGTTATGTGCTAGGCTCAATTAACGTTAGTAATAGCAATGGGATGACGATCAGTGGTTTGACTGCCAATGTTAGCGGCCAAACCTTGACGATCAATGCAAGTAGTGTCGTCAATCCAGGTAATGTTGATAACGGCGCAACCGCTGATAGCGATGTGTTCCGCTTATCCTATCAAGTAAAAGTACTTGATGTGCCTGCCAATGTGAGCGGCGTGGTTTTGACCAATAGTGTCAATGCTTCGGCCAGCCCAAGCCAAGTTGATAACGGCAATACCCATAACCTGACGATTGTTGAACCATTCTTGGATGTCAGCAAAACGATTGTTGGTTCATCCTCGGCGGTCGATGCTGGCGATACGGTGCGCTACCAAATTCGGGTCAGCCATACCGCTGCTAGCACTGCGTTTGCCTATGATATCGGCCTGATCGATAACTTGCCAACCGTGCTTGGTTCGCTAGCTGTGGAATCCGCCACGATTAGCGATGGCGCAACCAATACTGATGTAACCAGTAGTTTTGCGATCAATGGCTCAGGCCAGCTTGCTAATACAGGCCTAATCAATCTTGATATCAATACCAATGGCACAGTTGATCAATCCTTGACGATTATCGTCAGTGGGATCACCAAGAATAGTGTGGCTCCTGGCGCAACAATCGCCAATACTGCCAATATTACCTGGCGCAATGCAACCGCGTTCCAGCGATCAAACTACAACGATTCAGGCAGTGCGCCAAATATTTCGGTGCCAACGCCGTTTAATGTTACCAAATCGGTAATTGCAGGTAGCACGCCAACGATTGGCAGCATTGTTACCTACCAATTGAGTATCAATGTCTTAGAAGGTACAACCAGCAATATCCAGATGGTCGATACCTTACCTGCTGGAATGAGTTATGTATCAGGTTCAACCTTACTCAATGCCAATGGGATGACTATAGCTCCGGTAAGTATCATACCAATTGGACAACAGTTAACCTTCGCAACTAACAGTGTGATGAACCCCGGCAACTCCGATGCGCCAAACATCATGGATACTGATAGCTTTACAATTTCGTATCAAGTTCGGGTTAACGATGTGCCTGGCAATGTTGCTGGGACGGTATTAACCAATGATGTTGATGCAACTGCCGATGGTGTCGCAGCCGATAACAATAACTCGGTGAGTGTCACGGTGCGCGAGCCACTCTTGTCGATTGATAAGAGCATCACGACCAGCACCGCCGGGGTTGATGCTGCTGATACCGTGCGCTATCGGATTGAAGTCTTCCCCCTAGCAGCAAGCAATGCCAACGCCTTTGGCCTCAATGTCAGCGATGATATGCCGGCTGCGCTACAAGGCACGGTGATCGAAAGTGCTACGATCAGCGATGGCGCAACCAACACTGATGTCGCTAGCAATTTCAATATCAATGCCAGTGGCGATTTAGTTACTGTCACACCAGTAGACTTGACACTCAATACCAACGGGCCGAGCGATCAAGTTTTGGTGATTGTGATGCGCGGCACGGTTCGCAACACCGTCAACCCAGGTGGCACGATTGCCAATGCCGCAATCGTTACATGGCGTAATAGCGAAAACCTGCAACGTGGCAGCTATACTGCCACCGATCTTGCCCCAAACATCACGATTCCGGCCAGCTTTAGTGTTAGCAAGACGGTTGCTGCCCCAGGTGCAAACGTTGCCGTCGGAGCAACTGTCACCTATCGCTTAAGCACAACGGTGATTGAAGGCACAACCAATAATCTGCAATGGGTTGATACCTTGCCCGCTGGTATGAGCTATGTACCAGGTTCAGCAACCGTTGAAAACGCCAATGGCATGACTATTCCTAGCTTGAATGTCTCATTAAGCGGTCAAGTGCTGACCATCGGTGCTAGCAGCGTAGTTAACCCAGGCAATGTGGATAATGCTGCTGCTGCTGATACTGATAGCTTCACGATTACCTATCAGGCTACGGTCAATGATGTTGCTGGCAATGTTACTGGCACGGTGCTAACCAATGATGTTGATGCAACTGCTAATCCAGGTTTGAGCGACAACAATAACTCCGCCAGCGTTACCGTGGTTGAGCCAATCTTGGCGATTGATAAGGCACTCACGACCAGCGCGGTTGGAGTTGATGCAGGCGATACCGTGCGCTACCGCATTGAAGTCTCGCCACAAGCTACTAGTGACAGCAATGCCTTTGACCTTAATATTAGCGATGATATGCCCGCTGGCATTATAAATATGGTGATTGAAAGTGCCACAATTAGCGATGGTGCAACCAATACCGATGTTGCCAGTAGCTTTAGCATCAACGGCAGCGGCGATTTGGTCACGCTTACGCCGCCAGACTTGTTGCTCAACACCAATGGCACCAACGATCAACGCCTAACGATCGTTGTAGCTGGTCAAGTACGCAACCAGATTAATCCAGGTGGCACGATTGCTAATGCCGCCACCGTGGATTGGAGCAATAGCGCAGGAGTCCAACGCTCCACCTATACTGCCACTGATCTTGCCCCAAGCATTACGATTCCGAATAACTTTAGTGTTACCAAAACCGTGGCTGCCCCTGGCCCTGAAGTTGGCGCAGGCGCAACCGTTACCTATCGATTGAGTACAAGCCTAATTGAAGGTACAACCGATAACATTCAATGGGTTGATACCTTGCCTGCTGGCATGACCTATGTGCCAGCTTCAGCCGTCGTTGAAAATGCCAACGGCATGACTGTCAATGGTTTCGCGGTCAATCTCAGCGGCCAAGTGCTAACTATTAGTGCCAGCAGCGTAACCAACCCCGGCAATGTGGATAATGCTGCTGCTGCTGATACCGATAGCTTTACGATTACCTATCAAGCAACGGTAGCAGGCAACGCCACCAGTGGCACGCCATTAACCAATGATGTTGATGCCAGTGCCGACCCAGGCTTGAGCGATACCAACAATCAAGTCACGGTTACGGTGGTCGAGCCAGAACTCACCATCAGCAAGACAATCAATTCAGTCACCACGGGCATCGATGCGGGCGATGAAGTACGCTACTTCATCAAGGTTCAGCCAACCGCTAGCAGCGGAGCCAACGCCACCAGCGTGATGATTACCGATACCTTGCCAAGCCAATTGAGTGCTACCAGCATTCTCTCGGCAACGGTCAGTGATGGGGCAACCACCACCGATGTGGCTGGCAACTTCACGATTGTTACTGGTCAATTACGCACCACTGGCAACCTTGGGCTTGATCTCAACACCAACGGTGCTAACGACCAAGTATTGACCTTGATGGTTCGCGGTCTGGTAGCAGACTCAACCACGCCACTGAGCACAATCAGCAATACTGCCGACCTCACGTGGCGCAACCCTGGCGGCATCTTCAATGCCAACTATAACGATAGTGCTACGGCTCCCACGATCAATGTCGCGAGCAGTTGGGTTGTTGGCAAATTTATTGTTCCGCCAACGACCCAAGTCAGCATCGGCCAAGTCGTAACCTACACTGTTAGTACGACCGTGATTGAAGGTACAACCCTCAATCCAGTTTGGGTCGATACCATTCCAACTGGTATGAGCTATGTCCCAGGCTCGGCGCAAATCTCGAATGCCAATGGTGTGACGATCAACAATTTCAGCGTCTCGCTCAGCGGCCAAACCCTGACGATTAGCGCAACCAGCATCGTCAACCCCGGCAATACCAACAATGCTGGCAACGTTGATATCGACACCTTCTTGATGACCTATCAAACAGTCGTCGGTAATGTCGCTGGTGGCACGGTTTTGACCAACGACCTTGATTCAAGCGCTAGCCCAAGCTTGATTGATAACAACAATCAAGTGTCGGTAACCGTGGTTGAGCCAACCTTGAGCGTGGTCAAGACCATTACCACCGCGACGGGTGGGGTTGATGCTGGCGACACGGTACGCTACCAAATTCGCGTAGCTCACGTGCCAAGCAGCAACAATAATGCAACATCGGTCTTGCTGACTGACACCTTGCCATTACAACTCCAAAACCTGACGCTGGTTTCAGCGATTGTCAGCGATGGTGCAACCAGCACCAATGTTTCTGGTAATTTCTCGCTCAGCGGTGGTGTGCTCCGAGTAACTGGCAATCTCAATCTTTTGATCGATACCAATGGCTCGAATGATCAGGTACTAACGGTGGTTGTTCAAGGAACAATTCGCGATCTGATTACGCCAAACTCGACAATTGACAACTCAGCAACCACAACATGGTCGAACGCTAGCGGAGTTAGCCGTCCAGTCTATACGGCAACTGGTTCCGCCCCAACCATTACTGCTCCAAGTGTTTGGAGTGTGACGAAGGCAATTTCGCCAGCAGTCAGTACGGTTTCGCCAGGCCAAGTGGTTGAATATACCTTAACCACGACGGTACTGGAAGGCACAACGACCAATCCTCGCTGGGTCGATACCTTGCCTGTTGGTATGAGCTATGTTGCTGATTCAGCCCAGGTGCTCGATGCCAATGGCATGACGATCAATGGCTTTAGCGCTAACGTGAGTGGTCAAACATTAACGATTGCGGCCAGCAGCGTGGTCAACCCAGGCAATGTCAATAACGCCGCAGCAACCGATAGCGATAGCTTTGTAATTCGCTACCGAGCCATGGTTGATAACGACGTAAGCCTTGGCACAACCCTGACCAACGACGTTGATGCAACCGCCGACCCAAGCCTGAGCGATAACAACAACTCGGTTAGCGTGACTGTGCGCGAACCCGACTTGACGCTAAGTGTTGCTGAAACCAGCGATGCTCAACTCGAAGCAGGCGATCCAATCACCTTTGTCGTGACGGTCAATAATCCTGCTGGAGCCAATGCGCAGGATGCGAACACGGTTGCGATTACCAGCAGCTTTACCAGCAACCTCAGCAACTTGAACATTGTGAGCGCCCAACAAACTGGCGGGGCAACTGGTGGTAGCTTTGCAATTGTTGGCAACAACCTGCAAACTAATACCCCAGCAAGTATGCCAATTGGCTCACAAATTGTCTTGACGATTAGCGCTGAAGTGAATAACACTGCTGCTCCGGCTAGCTTGGCAGGCATGCAAAGTGGCGTAACTTGGCGCAACGCAGCCGATGTGAGCTTGCCACGCTATAGCAAGACCGATAGCATTAATGACTCAATTGCTTCGTTCTTTGCAGTAACCAAGGCAATTGTGCCAGCCGCTAGTACGGTTTCAGCTGGCCAGACCGTCACCTATACCCTCGAAGTTGAGGTGATTGAAGGCAGTACCAGCAATATCGTGCTAACAGATACCTTGCCAGTAGGCATGAGCTATGAAGTTGGCTCAGGCGCAATCTTGAGCAACGGCGGCATCACGCTGAATAACTTTACCGTGACCAGCGTAGGCCAAACAGTGATCTTCCGCGTCGATCCAGCGACCAATCCTGGTAGCTACCCAAGCGATGGCCTCGATACCGATAGCTTTAGCTTGATCTATCGTGCAACCATCGGCCAAAACGTGGCTTCAGGTACGGCCTTGACCAACGATGTTGATGCAACGGCTAGCCCCAACCTGAGCGATAACGACAACTCGGTCACGGTAACGGTGGTTGAGCCAGACCTCAACATCAATTTGAGCAAACTTACGGCTGATGGTGGCGTAGATGCCGCCGATAGAATCCGCCAACAACTAGTGATTAGCCATACCACCAACAGCTTGGCCTCGGCCTATGATGTTGATTTGAATGTTGACTTGCCAGCAAGCTTTGGTACGCCAACCTTGATCTCGGCGATTGTCAGCGATGGTGCAACCAGCACCAACGTCAGCGGCAACTTAGGCTTCGATGCCAACGGTGATTTGATCAACACTGGCAACATTAATCTCTTGATCAACACCAATGGCAGCAACGACCAACGCCTGACCGTGATTGTGGAATACACGCTGCCCAATAGCATCAACCAAGGTGCAACGGCAAGCAGCGAAGGCTCAATCACCTGGAAGAATGTTAGCGGTTCGCAATTACCAAGCTTCACTGATGATAGCAATGTGTTGGATTACAGCGTAGCAACCAGCTTCGCGCTTGAAAAAGCCGTGGCGAACACCAGCATTGCAAGCACAGTTGGCAGCCAAGTAACCTTCGGCGAAGTTGTGACCTATGTCTTAACCGCAACTGTACTCGAAGGCACGACCAATAACCTGAGCTTTGTTGATAGCCTGCCAGTTGGTTTGACCTATGTCGCTGGTTCGGCCAGTGTAGCCAACGCCAACGGAATGACCGTCAATGGCTTGACCGCTAACCTCAGTGGCCAAACCTTGACAATTGCTGCCAGCAGCGTGGTCAACCCAGGCAACGTCAACGATGCTGATACGATCGATAGCGATAGCTTTACCATCACCTACCAAGCAACCGTCAATGGCAGCAGTAGTGTGGTGCGTGGCGCGAAACTGCTGAATAGCGTCAACGGTAGCGCCGACCCAAGCTTGACCGATACGGTCAACACCGCCACCGTCGATGTTGCTGAACCAACCTTGACCATCGTGAAGGCAGTTGATGACAGCACACCTGACTTTGGTCAAGTGCTCGATTATACCTTGACGATTGAACACACCGCTCAAAGCAATTCGATTGCCTATGATCTGCTGGTTGCAGATAGTTTGCCAACTGGATTGAGCGCGGTTGCTGGCTCACTAAGCGTTATCTCAGGCCCAGCTCCAACCAGCTTTGTAATCAATGGCTCAACCATTGAAGCAACCTTCGCTAGCTTCGCAACTGGCTCAACCACAGTCCTAGGCTACCAAGCCCGAGTCGCTTCGCCACCAGCTTTGGCAATTGGCGCAAGCTTGGTCAACGAGGTTGATCTCACCTGGACTTCGGCCAGTGGCACGGTCAACTTAGAACGCAGCTACAACGCCAGCGATGATGTAACCGTCACCCTAACTAGCGTCGATTTGGCAATCAGCAAGCAAGTTACACCAAGTGTTGCAACACCAGGTACACCAGTCACCTTTACCATCCATTTGACCAATACTGGCAACCTGCAAACCAGCAACATCGTCTTGACCGATATTGTCTCGCCATTGCTGACCAACGTGAATGTGAGCAGCCAAGGCCTGACGATCACCGATACGGGAGCCAACCCAAGTTACGTTTGGACGGTCAACGATCTTCCAGCGGGCGCAAGTGGTTCGATTCAAATTTCGGGGATTATCAGCCCAAGCTTGGCGAGCGATACAACCTTAATCAACAATGTCAGCGTCAGCGATGATATTGACCAACTGCTGGCCAACAATAGTGCTAGCGCGATTGTGGCCTTGGTTGTGCCACGCATCAGCTTCAGCCTCAACAATTACGAGGTGGTCGAAGCAACTGGCAGTGCAACCGTGACGGTTCAACTGAACGCACCAAATCCAAATAGTGCAGTTCAGGTAACCTTTGCCACTAGCAATGGCACGGCAACGCTCAGCGATTACACCCCAGTCACCCAAACGCTGACCATCCCACAAGGTCAAACCAGCGTTCAAGTGATTGTGCCAATCATTGATGATAGCACCTATGAACTGAACGAAACCATCTTGTTGAGCTTGACCAACCCAGCTGGCACAGCCTTCGGCACACCAATCACCAGCACAATCACAATCATCAACGACGATCGAGCCTTGGTCTTCATCCCAATGGCGACCAAACCAGCATCGGTTGACGTAGTGGTTGATAGCATTCAAGTGCTGAACGGCACAGTCCGCGTCACAATTCGCAACACAGGTTCGGAGCCACTGTCGGGCGGCTATTGGGTTGATGCCTATATCAATCCATTCCAAGCACCAACCGCAGTCAACCAACCATGGAATAGTATTGGTCTCTTCGGGATGGCATGGGCAATTCCAACCAATGCGCCTGTGCTAGCGCCGAATGCAACCCTGACCTTGATCAGCGGTGGCCAATACTATCGCTCAGATTTGAGCTTCGTGCCACCAGGCCAACTCAGTGCTGGCAGCCGAATCTATGCCCAAGCCGATTCGTTTGGCTTGACCAACTATGGCGCAATTCTGGAAACTCACGAAATCAATGGTGGAACCTACAACAATATTCGCGGGCCATACATTGTGCCTGCCAACACCACCTTGGTCTTTGACGAGCAACGCCCAAGCACCCCAGAAGATTTGACTGGCGTGCCAGAACGACCATTACCACGCTAA